Proteins from a single region of Thermoplasmata archaeon:
- a CDS encoding NosD domain-containing protein, which yields MANCLIKKITSDGFGIILNNVKNATLLGITFINCRGIRVSNTVNLTILKCIDCENSDIISCWISESQNITISNSSFLKRVLLIECKGGKVVNNVCGYGLTLSRSEMCVVLNNTIEEVVEGGLFAGCVFTSYNKDVAIVGNIIRSSIVGICVFNDYSLNIFNNTIYANQWCIDVFSQGNITLRGNRLYNASIGLTLTIYSPPFVCGIDIDETNYVNDLPVIFIKDRAREKISFRHEIGEVIFLNCTNLTLSETTIKYGGINVRFCRDLHIINNKISDSYAGIFVYTEVASEGTYVTIIENNTIFHNTYGILFDATTAYDTPTVVIKGNIFYENYIGCEILNCLLFENNYFFRNEIAIDTWASVRTRFENNTLIKNREGLYLDGGVSTRIVNNSFIENEELAITLGFNCGFTQTYENAFINNNNNTTQVWEGHLIGHENGNCWNSSSAGNFWSNWLSPDNNSDGFVDKPYPVPLAGHNDFLPLTRPSRIIIVHEFCPAASCWKVPIEAEVWGSKLPITSVKLHYKYQNEEFLTRDLELQGGDGRHGKYLCTLDFSYNPKICEVEYYITAEDESGNLESTNMFWFAFEKSVPQRPTNLQVEVSPTSSSLFWLPPLHNGSSSLLFYNIYRGISPENKSLLASVDANTTSFVDTNVTPGITYYYHVTAVNAIGESEPSNTVCVTVPLAKLTAKILVAKSTLRSDEENEFRVIVADAETGEPVKNATVSLSTQLPGKFESLAGQTDANGTFTTKFVAGNVNASIFGKLVANISAEHYENATTSILLGILPGEMKISVEIDKTAVKVGENFTVVVSVKDENGRGVENATVEIFVGQNGVVAGEYQKVTNAEGGAVFTFSALKEGNLVFQVIAKKEGFAEAKSGAGVWIKSVPEQGIDFGIPLALLLIVLLIVGIWEGMKGRQKISS from the coding sequence ATAGCTAATTGTTTAATTAAGAAGATAACATCTGATGGTTTTGGCATTATTCTTAACAATGTAAAAAATGCAACTCTTCTTGGAATTACATTCATTAATTGCAGGGGGATTAGAGTCTCTAATACAGTAAACCTTACAATATTAAAATGTATAGATTGTGAGAATAGTGATATAATCTCGTGTTGGATATCCGAATCCCAAAACATAACAATATCTAATAGCTCTTTCCTGAAGAGGGTACTCCTTATCGAGTGTAAAGGCGGAAAAGTGGTAAATAATGTATGTGGGTATGGTCTCACATTGTCTCGTTCGGAAATGTGTGTAGTTTTGAACAACACAATTGAGGAGGTAGTGGAAGGAGGGTTATTTGCCGGGTGTGTATTTACATCGTACAATAAAGATGTTGCTATTGTTGGGAATATAATTCGGAGCTCTATTGTTGGGATTTGTGTATTTAACGATTATAGTTTGAACATATTCAACAATACAATCTATGCTAACCAGTGGTGTATAGATGTCTTTTCACAAGGGAACATCACTCTCAGAGGAAACAGATTGTACAATGCTTCAATAGGACTTACACTCACGATCTATTCACCACCTTTCGTTTGTGGGATAGATATAGATGAAACAAACTATGTTAACGATTTGCCTGTAATTTTTATAAAGGATAGAGCGAGAGAAAAAATCTCATTTAGGCACGAGATTGGAGAGGTAATCTTTCTGAATTGCACAAATCTTACATTATCCGAGACAACAATAAAATATGGAGGAATAAACGTAAGATTTTGTAGGGATTTACATATAATAAACAATAAAATTTCAGATAGTTACGCTGGAATTTTCGTATATACCGAAGTGGCCTCTGAGGGCACATATGTAACCATCATTGAAAATAATACAATATTCCATAACACATATGGAATCCTTTTTGACGCTACTACGGCTTATGACACACCAACGGTGGTAATAAAGGGAAATATCTTCTATGAAAACTACATAGGATGCGAAATCTTAAACTGTCTTTTGTTTGAGAATAACTATTTCTTCCGAAATGAAATTGCTATTGATACCTGGGCATCTGTGCGTACGAGATTTGAGAATAACACGCTCATAAAGAATAGAGAGGGTTTATATCTTGACGGAGGAGTGAGTACGAGAATCGTAAACAATAGTTTTATTGAAAACGAAGAATTGGCGATAACTCTAGGATTTAATTGCGGCTTCACCCAAACATATGAGAATGCTTTTATCAACAATAACAACAATACTACGCAAGTGTGGGAAGGACATCTGATAGGACATGAAAATGGAAATTGCTGGAATTCAAGCAGTGCAGGAAATTTCTGGTCAAATTGGCTTTCGCCAGACAACAATTCCGACGGATTTGTAGACAAACCTTACCCCGTCCCGTTGGCAGGGCATAATGATTTTCTTCCCCTTACACGACCATCAAGAATAATCATTGTTCATGAATTTTGCCCTGCTGCATCATGCTGGAAAGTGCCGATAGAGGCTGAAGTGTGGGGATCCAAATTACCGATTACTTCTGTAAAACTTCATTATAAGTATCAAAATGAAGAATTTCTCACGAGAGATTTGGAATTGCAAGGTGGAGATGGAAGACATGGAAAATACTTGTGCACTCTAGACTTCTCATATAATCCAAAGATATGCGAGGTTGAGTACTACATTACTGCTGAAGATGAAAGCGGCAATCTGGAGAGCACAAATATGTTTTGGTTCGCATTTGAAAAGAGCGTTCCCCAAAGACCAACCAATTTGCAAGTTGAGGTTTCTCCCACATCTTCTTCGCTATTTTGGTTACCGCCACTTCACAATGGGAGTTCTTCTCTTCTCTTCTATAATATTTATCGTGGTATTAGCCCAGAAAACAAATCCCTTCTTGCCTCCGTTGATGCCAACACTACATCTTTTGTTGACACCAATGTTACCCCTGGCATCACCTACTACTACCATGTTACAGCCGTAAACGCAATTGGCGAGAGTGAGCCAAGCAACACAGTTTGTGTTACAGTGCCACTAGCAAAACTCACTGCGAAAATTCTTGTGGCAAAGAGCACGCTTCGCTCTGACGAAGAAAATGAGTTTCGTGTGATTGTCGCAGATGCAGAGACAGGAGAGCCAGTAAAGAACGCAACTGTTTCTCTTTCCACGCAATTGCCGGGTAAGTTTGAGAGCCTGGCAGGGCAAACAGATGCGAATGGAACATTTACAACAAAATTTGTTGCTGGGAATGTAAATGCTAGTATCTTTGGGAAACTGGTTGCGAACATAAGTGCTGAGCATTACGAAAATGCAACAACAAGTATTTTGCTTGGAATTCTGCCAGGAGAAATGAAAATAAGCGTGGAGATTGATAAAACAGCGGTAAAGGTTGGTGAGAATTTTACTGTGGTTGTTAGTGTGAAGGATGAGAATGGAAGGGGTGTAGAGAACGCAACTGTGGAGATTTTTGTTGGGCAAAATGGAGTAGTTGCTGGTGAATACCAGAAGGTTACG